DNA from Mesorhizobium sp. B2-1-1:
ACTCGAGCGGGCCCGCCACGCCGCATGGCGGGCCGGCATTCCCGGACTGATGGCCGAGGTCGACAGCGCGTTCCGGGTGCTGGCAACCCCGGCGGCGCGGCTGATCGCGAACGGCCAGGAGCATCCGCTGCTGCTCGAGGAAGTCGAGACCTTGCAGGCATCGGAAGCGCTGGTGGTCGACGGTCTTCGTTATGCCGTGCGCAGACAGGAGGCGCGGGCCTCTCTGGCGACGCGCCCGGTGCTGTTTGCGCTGGCGCGCGCGTTGGCCGAGGCCTGGCCCGGCGACATGCCGCGTGCGGCGCTCATCGCCAGGGCCTTCGGCGGCAGGCACGCCGATGAATCGCATCGCGCCCGGCTGCGGGTCGAGATCGGCCGGCTGCGCGCCGAGCTGCGCGGGCTGGCCGACATCCAGGCGACGAAGCGCGGTTTTTCGCTGGCGCCGAAACGGGGCGGCGAAGTGGTGGTGCTGGCGCGGCCTCTCGAGGAGCGGCATGCGGCAGTGCTCGCCTTCCTCGCCGACGGCGAAGCCTGGTCGAGCTCGGCACTGGCGCTGGCGCTCGCATCCAGCCAGCGCAGCGTGCAGCGCGCGCTGGAGCAGCTTGCCGAGACCGGCAAGGTGCAATGGTTCGGCCACGGCCGGGCGCGCCGCTGGATGACGCCGCCGGTGGCGGGTTTCACGACCACCTTGTTACTCCCGGCGCCGTTGCCGAACGGCTAGGAATGGATCACACGATCAAGGGTGAGGATGAAGACATGAAACATGCGGCGGCCGAAATCCTGCGTGAATACGGCCCCTTTGCGGGCGTGGACAGCGTGCATGGGGTGAGCTTCGATGGGCAGAACGTCTGGTTTGCCTCGGGCAAGGGGCTCACCGCCTTCGACCCGGAGAGCGGGCAGGCGGTGCGCTCGATCGATGTCGCCGCGCATGCCGGGACGGCCTATGATGGCCAGTACCTCTACCAGCTCGCCAAGGACCGGATCCAGAAGATCGATCCCGGCACCGGCGCGGTGCTGTCCACCATTCCGGCGCCCGGCGGCGGCGGCGATTCCGGCCTCACCTGGGCCGAGGGCACGTTGTGGGTGGGGCAGAACCGCCAGCGCAAGATCCACCAGATCGACCCTGAGACCGGGGCGATCCTGCGCGTCATCGAATCCAACCGCTTCGTCACCGGCGTGACCTGGGTCGATGGCGAGCTGTGGCACGGCACCTGGGAAGGCGACCAGAGCGATGTGCGGCGCGTCGACCCGGAGAACGGAGACGTGCTGGAACGGCTCGACATGCCGCCCGGCAAGGGCGTGTCGGGGCTCGAATCCGACGGCGGCGACCGCTTCTTCTGCGGCGGCGGCCCGGGCGGCGTGGTGAGGACCGTGCGCCGACCGAAATGAGGGCTGATCTTTGCGGTGAGCTCACGTGCCGACGCCTGCGGACAAGCGACAGGAGCATCGTCTGTGTCGATCACAGATTCGGCAATTTGTCCGCCGCCGGCTGGCCGTTGCCCGATGCCGGGCCTAGATAGGCTGGACCATCTTCGCAGAGGACCAGACCATGCCTGAACAGATTTCGTTGAACGACGGCTCGACCATTCCCCGGCTCGGCCTTGGCGTGTGGCAAGTCGATCCCGCTATCACCGCCAAGGTGGTGGGTTGGGGGATCAAGGCCGGCTACAGGCTGATCGACACCGCCGAAGGCTACCAGAACGAGAAGGGCGTCGGGGAGGCGATCCGGAGCGCGGGCGTGCCGAGAGGCGAGCTGTTCATCACCTCGAAGCTGCGCAACGGCGCGCACCAGCGCGATGCCGCATTGCGCGCCTTCGACGATACGATGGACAAGCTCGGCATCGAACAGATCGACCTGTTCCTCATCCACTGGCCGGTGCCCAGCCAGGACAAATATGTCGAGGCCTGGCAGACATTGATCGAGCTGCAGAAAGCCGGCCGGATCAAATCGGTCGGCGTGTCGAATTTCAACCGGGATCACCTGGAGCGCATCATCGGCGAAACCGGCGTCACGCCAGCCGTCAACCAGATCGAGCTGCATCCGCGTTTCCAGCAGCGCGAGATCAGGGAGTTCCATGCCCGGCACAACATCCACACCGAAAGCTGGAGCCCGCTCGGCAGCGGCAGGCTGCTCAGCGACGCGACCATAGCAGGCATCGCCGCAAAGCACGGCAAGTCCGCGGCGCAGACGATGATCCGCTGGCACCTCCAGGAAGGGCTGATCGTCATCCCGAAATCGGTTCACCAGGACCGCATATCGGCCAATTTCGACGTCTTCGATTTCGAACTGGACGCGCAGGACCTGAAGGCCATCCGCGGCATGGATTCAACCGATGGCCGCGTCGGGCCGAACCCTGCGACGGCGGCGTTCTTGTTTTGAGGCCACCAACGTTTTTACTCTACGGCGCCCCCCTCTGTCCTGCCGGACATCTCCCCCACGAGGGGGGAGATCGGCTGTCGTGAATGCTTTCGCCAATTTTCAACTTTGAAAAATGTGGCGCTGGAGCCAAAGCTGCCAATCTCCCCCCTTGTGGGGGAGATGCCCGGCAGGGCAGAGGGGGGCGCTGTCCCGCCAGCCTGTCAGGGCGCGTCTGCCAAACCAGCCGCGATAACGATATGCTGGCAGACATTGTCTATGTCGCGGATGACATCGTCATTCCAGAAGCGCAAGACGATCCAGCCATCCTGTTCCAAGCGTTTGGTTCTGGCCTCGTCAGCATTGGCAAGACCCGGGTCGCCATGTTGTGAACCGTCGACCTCTGCAATCAGCTTTTTCTCCGGGCAGGCGAAGTCTACGATGTAGCCGGCGATGGGGAATTGCCTGCGAAAGCCCAGGCCCATCAGCCTATGCGCACGCAGCTCGTTCCAGAGCTTTAGTTCGGCATCGGTCATGATCCTGCGCATCGATTTCGCGTTAGCGCGGTGTCTTGGGGGCAAGGGTGTGTGTGGCATGGTGTGAGAGGCTTGATGCTGAAGTTGGTCACCAACGTTTTTACTCTACGGCGCCCCCCTCTGTCCTGCCGGACATCTCCCCCACAAGGGGGGAGATTGGCAGCTTTGGCTCCGGCGCTACATTCTTCAACGTTGAAGATTGGCGAAAGCATTCGCGACAGCCGATCTCCCCCCTTGTGGGGAGATGCCCGGCAGGGCAGAGGGGGCTGTCCCGCCGGCGTCTCAGGAGATCAGCAGCTTCAGTGCCTCAAATCCCCGAGCCGTCCAGCTGCTGGGCGTCGTCGCCTTCCCAGGGCGAGGGCATGGAGGCGCGGGCGAGGTTGGCCGAGGGCATCGGCATCCAGCATTTCAGCTCCGGCTCGGCATATTCGACGATGCGGCCGGGCGAGGAGTCCGACGCGCGCCAGCCTTCTTCGCCGAACTGGTCGCCATCCGACCAATAGGCGAGGTCGACTTCCGCCGGCCCCTGCTCGGACGGCCGGACCGTGACGAGGATCCGGCTGCCGTCCTTGGGCGCGCTTGACATGTGGCGCCAGCGGTCGGGCTCATCCATCGCTCATCCTCCTCGAGATCCATTGCCATGCTTCGAGAGGGATAGTCGCCTCGCGTCCGGAAGCGGTCAACCCGGACTTTTCGCAAACCGGTCCTTGCGGTCGCGACCGCATTGTCGGATTCGATCGGCGCTATCCGTCCTTGGCGTGCATGCCGCAACAAGGAGCGAGGCGATGGCGAGTGACAAGGTCGGGCCGAAACCGCACGGGGCGGACGCGGAGATGAAACTGTTCTTCAGCCGCAACCCCAATCCGCGCCTGGGAGTCGCGGTGGCTCGTCACCTCGGGGCGAAAGTCGCGTTCGAATTCGCTTCGCCCATGGCGCCGGGGCAGGCGGAGCGGTTCCGTCCGCTCAATCCCAATCTTTCCCTGCCCTTGCTGGCCTGGCCTGGAGGGAGCCTCTGGGAAGCGGACGCCATAGCCTGCCGGCTTTCGCGCGACCTGGGTTCGGATTTCTGGCGCGCGGGCGACGGCGAACCCGAGATGATCCGTTGGCTGAGCTGGGGCAAGGAGGAGTTCGTCAGGGCCTGCGACATCGTGCATTTCGAGCGCGGCACCAAGCAGCGCTATGGCATCGGGCCGATCGACGCGGAAAAGGTCGCGGAGGGACTGGAACAGTTCCACAGGACGGCGCCGATCCTCGAGGCGGCACTTGGCCGGCGGCCATGGCTGGCCGGGACTTCGGTCTCCTATGCCGATTTCCGCATGGCGACGTTCCTACCCTTCAACGACGCCGCCCGCTTGCCGCTCGGCGACTATCCCCAAATCGAGCGCTGGTATCGCCGGCTCGAAGAGATCGAGGCCTGGCGCGATCCGTTCCAGGGGCTGGACGCGCCCGCATTGGCCCCGGTCCCCGGACGGTGATGCCCGCGTGAGACGACGCGGGAGCGGTCGACCAGGCTTCAGGGCTTGAATCGCGATTCCGCTTCAACTGCTTGTTTTCACGTGCATCCGAAACGATTGCGCGCTTGTCATGCGATCGTTCAGCCCGCCGGATGTTGCATCAGGCAGGCAGCATTCGCACAACTGTGCGCAACGCCCAACTGGCGGCCATCGGCGCTCGACGCTTTGCAATCGGATTGATAAGTCCCTCTGCGAAGGAGCGGCTGAGTCTGACATGACCGTTGCGATCGAGATGGGACAGACGACCGCCGGCGCGCCGGCGGCGCTGGACCTTGAGGAACTGCTGGCGACGCGGCTTTTGGTGCAGGGCAATTCGGGCTCCGGCAAATCTCATTTGTTGCGCCGGCTGCTGGAGCAGAGCGCGCCCTGGGTGCAGCAGACCATCATCGACCCCGAAGGCGACTTCGTGTCGCTGGGCGAACGCTTCGGCCATCTGGTGATCGATGCCGAGGAACATACCGAGCGCGGGTTGCAGAGCGCCGGCGAGCGGGCGCGCATCCACCGCGTCTCCACGGTGCTCAATCTCGAAGGGCTCGACGCCGAGAACCAGATGCGGCGCGCCGCCGCCTTCCTCGGCGGGCTGTTCGAGGTGGCGCGCGACCATTGGTATCCCATGCTGGTGGTGGTGGACGAGGCGCAGCTTTTCGCGCCGGCGGTGGCCGGCGAAGTTTCCGACGAAGCGAGAAAGCTTTCGCTCGGCGCCATGACCAATCTGATGTGCCGCGGCCGCAAGCGCGGGCTTGCCGGCATCATCGCCACGCAGCGACTGGCCAAGCTTGCCAAGAACGTCGCGGCCGAGGCGTCCAATTTCCTGATGGGCCGCACCTTCCTCGACATCGACATGGCGCGCGCGGCCGATCTGCTTGGCATGGAGCGGCGGCAGGCGGAGGCTTTTCGCGACCTGGAGCGCGGGCATTTCATGGCGCTGGGCCCGGCGCTGTCGCGCCGCCCGCTCGGCCTGCGCATCGGGCCGACGGATACCAGCCCGCGCAACGGCACGCCGCGCCTGATGCCGTTGCCGGAAGCGGCATTGGAGGATGCCCGCGCGATCATCCTGGCGGCACCGCCGCCGGAGGCCGCGCGGCCGCAGCGGCGGATGACATCGCCGGACCTGCTCGACCAATTGATGGCGGCGAAGTCGGCGGCGCTGGAGATCCGCCCCGAACCGGCCGAGCCGGCGCCCAGCGCCGAGGACCTGGCGGAGCGGCGCGAGCGGATGGACCGCATCCTGCGCGCCATCCTGGCGGAGCCCGATGCGGGCTTCCGCGTCATCGGCGTGCTCTACCAGGAGTTCGTGGTGCGCTGCCGCATCGAGGGACTGGCCTCGGTCGTGCCCGATCTGCAGGAGTTTCGCCGCATGCTGACGCGCGCCCGCGCCGGCGTCGGCTCCGATATGGCCGAGGACGATGCGTGGCGCGACGTCTCCGTGCGCGCTTCGCTGCTACCCGAGGACATGCAGGGCGTGTTCATGATGATCGCCCGCGCGGCCAAGGAAGGCTGGCCTTGCCCGAGCGACGCCGCGATCGCCCGCGCCTATGGTTCGCACTCCATGCGCCGCGCCCGGCGCCTGCTCACCTACATCGAGGAGCAGGGCCTGATCGTGTGCCAACTCGACGGTACCGGCCGGCGCACCGTCACACTGGTGGAACTCGCCTGGGCGACGGCGCCGGGCGACCCAAATGCGGCGCCGGGCGACCGCAACGCGGCGCCGGGCGATCCCAATACCGAGGAGACGGAGCAGGGTAGCCTGGCGCTGTGATGGCGTGGGCGGGACGGTTGCGGTTGTCCACTGGAACATAACGAGAACATGTGATACTCTATCGCATCGGTGAGTCTTGCGCGGTACGGTCGAGGGCGATGGGAAAAATTTCACAGATTCGTGGGTCGAAATTGCCTGCCGTCTTGCGCTCGGTGGCTGATGCATTGCGAGCGGCGCGCGCGGAGCTGTCGAAGGCTCGCCTTCTGGCACGCGCATGGTGCGAGACGATCGACGAATGCGACCGCGAAACTTATGCGGTTTCGCTGACCCGGCGCGCGCTGGAGGCCTTGTCGGCGGCCCTCGGCATTTCTCCGGCGATCTGCCCCTCGCTCGCCTTCGAAACGGAAGCGCTGGACGAGCCGGCCTCCGCGCTTGCGCACAGCATCGGAGAGACCGCCGCGCGGCTGCCGATCCTCGAAGCGCTGCATCTCGTCACCAGCCTCTATCCGGTCCTGCTGCCGACCAGGGAGCGCGGTGAGCGCGGTGCCTTCTACACGCCGCCGGCGCTGGTCAACCGCCTGCTCGACCAGGCCGAGGAAGAGGGCCTGGACTGGCGCAGCGCGCGGGTTCTCGATCCCGCCGCCGGCGGTGGGACGTTTCTGTTTCATGCCGCGCACCGCATGATCGCCGCGCTCGGCGATTGCGAGCCCGCCTTCGCGCTCAGCCATGTCGGCACCAGGCTTGCCGGTTTCGAGCTCGATCCTCTCGCGGCGCGGCTGGCGCAAGGCGCCCTGGAGATCGCGCTCGCCGATATTGCGACCAGGACCGGGCGCGCCGCCCCGGCCATGGTGACGGCCTGCGACACGCTTGAAGCCGATCCGGAACCCGTCTTCGATCTCGTCGTCGGCAATCCGCCCTATGGGCGGGTCTCGCTGCCGTCGCAATTGCGCGAGCGCTATGCGCGCGGCCTCTACGGGCACGCCAATCTCTACGGCGTTTTCACCGATGCCGCGTTGCGCTGGACCAAGCCTGGCGGCCTTATCGCCTTCCTGACGCCGACAAGCTTTCTCGGCGGCCAATACTACTCGGCGCTGCGCAGCCTTCTGGCCAAGGAGGCGCCGCCCGTCGCGATCGACTTCGTGCATGCGCGGCGCGGCGTTTTCGAGGATGTGTTGCAAGAGACGCTGCTTGCCGTCTACGTCAACGGCGCCGAGCCGCGGCGCGCGCAGATCCACTACCTGACCGTCGCCTCCGAGACCGAGGCCGGGATTGCCCGCAACGGCACGATTGGCTTGCCATCCGACCGCGCCATGCCCTGGCTTGCGCCGCGCACGCCGGAGCACAGCCGGCTCATCGCCCAGGCCGAGACGATGACGCATCGCCTTGCCGACTGGGGCTATGGGGTCTCGACCGGCCCGCTGGTCTGGAACCGCTTCAAGGGTCAATTGCGCGATCGCGCCGGCGGCAAGGGGGTGCATCCGTTGATCTGGGCCGAAGCCGTGACCGCCGACGGCCAGTTCGCCTATCGCGCGCGCAAGAAGAACCACGCTCCCTACTTCAAGCTGGAGGCCGGCGACGGCTGGCTGCTTGTCGAGGCGCCCTGCATCCTCGTCCAGCGCACCACCGCCAAGGAACAGGCCCGGCGCCTGATTGCCGCCGAACTTCGCCAGGAATTCATCGATGCGCATGGCGGCGTCGTCGTCGAAAACCATCTCAACATGGTCCGCGCGACCGGCAGCACGAAGGTGCCGGCGGCGGTCGTGGCGGCGCTTTTGAACAGCCGTGTCGTCGACGATCTTTTCCGCTGCATCAGCGGCAGCGTCGCCGTTTCCGCCTTCGAGCTGGAAGCGCTGCCGCTGCCGCCGCCCAAGAGCACCAGCACGTTGGCGAAGCTCGTCGCAGCCGGTGCGACGCGCGACAGGATCGAGGCGGAATGCAGCCGCCTCTACGGTGAGCCTGCATGACGGCACGGCCGCCCTATGCTACGCGCGATCTTGTCGCCGGGCGCCTGCCGCTGATCTTTCCGGAGGGCACGCCGAACCGCATCTATTGCATCCGCGAACTTGCCGCCAGCACCGTGTTCGCCGCTCTCTACATCGGCGCCGTCGAGGGTTCGGGGCGATTCCTGGGCCCTGTCCATGTTTATCGCATGACCCGCGAGCAGGCGGCGCTGGCGGACGATGCAGATCGGGATGCCTACGCCGCAACTGTCCTGCGCAAGAACGGCGCCGTCGCGGGATCACGCTGGTACGCGGACAATACGCGCGAGCCCATCCGCGACGAGACGCTGCGGGACGGGCTGGTGGCGATCGGCGCGGTGCTGCGTCGCGAGGATCTGCCGACGACTTCAGGCCAGCCCCGCTATGCGCTGAGGGCGGCGTTTGCAGCCCTGTTCGACCCGGCGCTGGAAGGCGAGGCGCTGGAAACCGCCATCGCGGACTTCCAGGAAACGCATCTCAGCAAGGGCGCGCTGGCCCGCGTGACCATCATGCGCGCCGGCGCCGTCGCCAACACCGCCGGCATCCGCGTCACCTTTCCGAACGGCGACACCAGGCTTTTGGCGCCGGGACCGAGTTCGGTCATTGCGCAAGCCGTCATCGAGGTGTTCGCCAAACGGTTTCTCGCCGCCCCTGCCATGTTGTGGCTGAGCGAGAGCGGCAACAAGGTGGTCCTGCGCGACGACGCCATCGCCAGTGCGATCGGCCTCAAGATCGAGGCCGACAGGAACTTGCCCGACATCATCCTCGCCGATCTCGGCCGCAAGGAGCCGTTGATCCTGTTCGTGGAAGTGGTGGCGACCGATGGCGCGATCACGGATCGCCGGCGCGATGCCCTCCATGCTGTCACGGACGCGGCCGGTTTCGACCGAAAACAGATCGCGTTCCTGACCGCCTACCAGGATCGCCAGTCCGCCGGCTTCAAGAAGACCGTCGCGCAGCTTGCCTGGGGCTCGTTCGCCTGGTTCGTCTCCGAACCCGGCCAACTCCTCGTGCTTCATGACGGCGCGGCCGACGGGCGTCCATTCGGCAGCTTGCCTTGGACAGTGATGTAATAACGCTTCCCCAGCGTCACTAGGACAGCCGGTCGATACACGGATTATCCGGTGTTGCGCTCCGTTGGCGGCCTAGCCTGCTATGTTTAATGTTGGAGTTATTGTATAGGAATAAGGTCTGGCGAATAGCACTTCGTTTGTTGGGAACGAGTAGCATTTCGTTTGATGGCGAGGGGAGCGCCAAACGATGAAGTTCAACTTCGAT
Protein-coding regions in this window:
- a CDS encoding helix-turn-helix domain-containing protein gives rise to the protein MDSLITAAGLLLAAGDPLGALDRVALREDAPALALRGIAMAQLGDLDRARALLRRAGRTFGPREAVARARCVIAEAEIALVSRDLGWPAKALDAARATLEKQGDRLNAAHARHLEVRFLLLIGRLDEAEQVLAGLDATPFPPASRAAHELVVAGIAMRRLRTKTARAALERARHAAWRAGIPGLMAEVDSAFRVLATPAARLIANGQEHPLLLEEVETLQASEALVVDGLRYAVRRQEARASLATRPVLFALARALAEAWPGDMPRAALIARAFGGRHADESHRARLRVEIGRLRAELRGLADIQATKRGFSLAPKRGGEVVVLARPLEERHAAVLAFLADGEAWSSSALALALASSQRSVQRALEQLAETGKVQWFGHGRARRWMTPPVAGFTTTLLLPAPLPNG
- a CDS encoding glutamine cyclotransferase: MKHAAAEILREYGPFAGVDSVHGVSFDGQNVWFASGKGLTAFDPESGQAVRSIDVAAHAGTAYDGQYLYQLAKDRIQKIDPGTGAVLSTIPAPGGGGDSGLTWAEGTLWVGQNRQRKIHQIDPETGAILRVIESNRFVTGVTWVDGELWHGTWEGDQSDVRRVDPENGDVLERLDMPPGKGVSGLESDGGDRFFCGGGPGGVVRTVRRPK
- a CDS encoding aldo/keto reductase, translated to MPEQISLNDGSTIPRLGLGVWQVDPAITAKVVGWGIKAGYRLIDTAEGYQNEKGVGEAIRSAGVPRGELFITSKLRNGAHQRDAALRAFDDTMDKLGIEQIDLFLIHWPVPSQDKYVEAWQTLIELQKAGRIKSVGVSNFNRDHLERIIGETGVTPAVNQIELHPRFQQREIREFHARHNIHTESWSPLGSGRLLSDATIAGIAAKHGKSAAQTMIRWHLQEGLIVIPKSVHQDRISANFDVFDFELDAQDLKAIRGMDSTDGRVGPNPATAAFLF
- a CDS encoding endonuclease domain-containing protein: MPHTPLPPRHRANAKSMRRIMTDAELKLWNELRAHRLMGLGFRRQFPIAGYIVDFACPEKKLIAEVDGSQHGDPGLANADEARTKRLEQDGWIVLRFWNDDVIRDIDNVCQHIVIAAGLADAP
- a CDS encoding glutathione S-transferase family protein, which gives rise to MKLFFSRNPNPRLGVAVARHLGAKVAFEFASPMAPGQAERFRPLNPNLSLPLLAWPGGSLWEADAIACRLSRDLGSDFWRAGDGEPEMIRWLSWGKEEFVRACDIVHFERGTKQRYGIGPIDAEKVAEGLEQFHRTAPILEAALGRRPWLAGTSVSYADFRMATFLPFNDAARLPLGDYPQIERWYRRLEEIEAWRDPFQGLDAPALAPVPGR
- a CDS encoding ATP-binding protein, with protein sequence MTVAIEMGQTTAGAPAALDLEELLATRLLVQGNSGSGKSHLLRRLLEQSAPWVQQTIIDPEGDFVSLGERFGHLVIDAEEHTERGLQSAGERARIHRVSTVLNLEGLDAENQMRRAAAFLGGLFEVARDHWYPMLVVVDEAQLFAPAVAGEVSDEARKLSLGAMTNLMCRGRKRGLAGIIATQRLAKLAKNVAAEASNFLMGRTFLDIDMARAADLLGMERRQAEAFRDLERGHFMALGPALSRRPLGLRIGPTDTSPRNGTPRLMPLPEAALEDARAIILAAPPPEAARPQRRMTSPDLLDQLMAAKSAALEIRPEPAEPAPSAEDLAERRERMDRILRAILAEPDAGFRVIGVLYQEFVVRCRIEGLASVVPDLQEFRRMLTRARAGVGSDMAEDDAWRDVSVRASLLPEDMQGVFMMIARAAKEGWPCPSDAAIARAYGSHSMRRARRLLTYIEEQGLIVCQLDGTGRRTVTLVELAWATAPGDPNAAPGDRNAAPGDPNTEETEQGSLAL
- a CDS encoding class I SAM-dependent DNA methyltransferase, translating into MPAVLRSVADALRAARAELSKARLLARAWCETIDECDRETYAVSLTRRALEALSAALGISPAICPSLAFETEALDEPASALAHSIGETAARLPILEALHLVTSLYPVLLPTRERGERGAFYTPPALVNRLLDQAEEEGLDWRSARVLDPAAGGGTFLFHAAHRMIAALGDCEPAFALSHVGTRLAGFELDPLAARLAQGALEIALADIATRTGRAAPAMVTACDTLEADPEPVFDLVVGNPPYGRVSLPSQLRERYARGLYGHANLYGVFTDAALRWTKPGGLIAFLTPTSFLGGQYYSALRSLLAKEAPPVAIDFVHARRGVFEDVLQETLLAVYVNGAEPRRAQIHYLTVASETEAGIARNGTIGLPSDRAMPWLAPRTPEHSRLIAQAETMTHRLADWGYGVSTGPLVWNRFKGQLRDRAGGKGVHPLIWAEAVTADGQFAYRARKKNHAPYFKLEAGDGWLLVEAPCILVQRTTAKEQARRLIAAELRQEFIDAHGGVVVENHLNMVRATGSTKVPAAVVAALLNSRVVDDLFRCISGSVAVSAFELEALPLPPPKSTSTLAKLVAAGATRDRIEAECSRLYGEPA
- a CDS encoding BsuBI/PstI family type II restriction endonuclease; its protein translation is MTARPPYATRDLVAGRLPLIFPEGTPNRIYCIRELAASTVFAALYIGAVEGSGRFLGPVHVYRMTREQAALADDADRDAYAATVLRKNGAVAGSRWYADNTREPIRDETLRDGLVAIGAVLRREDLPTTSGQPRYALRAAFAALFDPALEGEALETAIADFQETHLSKGALARVTIMRAGAVANTAGIRVTFPNGDTRLLAPGPSSVIAQAVIEVFAKRFLAAPAMLWLSESGNKVVLRDDAIASAIGLKIEADRNLPDIILADLGRKEPLILFVEVVATDGAITDRRRDALHAVTDAAGFDRKQIAFLTAYQDRQSAGFKKTVAQLAWGSFAWFVSEPGQLLVLHDGAADGRPFGSLPWTVM